Proteins encoded in a region of the Gulosibacter sediminis genome:
- the iolG gene encoding inositol 2-dehydrogenase, which produces MTDSLLRVGLIGTGRIGQIHGRHIGNHADSVLARIADPYIEGARQLAKGFGSEVTDDPRELIDSGDLDAVVVAAPTPQHVNLIEACVDAGVPVLCEKPIDLDLTRVDGLAAKVAASGVPVAIGFNQRFDPAIAEVHERVANGAIGQLEQLVLVSRDPGPPPADYLAVSGGIFRDMTIHDFDLARFFVGEVVEVSAFGSALFDAGAQQHDDFDTVNVTLRGASGALVSIVNSRHSAYGYDQRLEAFGSEGLLQVANAPASLVHAASAEGVETKAPYVESFLDRYETAYARELTEFYRLVRREAATSPTFQDGQAAQVIADAAHRSAHERRTVRLDS; this is translated from the coding sequence ATGACGGATTCTCTGCTCCGGGTGGGCCTCATTGGAACTGGCCGTATCGGCCAAATTCACGGCCGCCATATCGGCAACCATGCAGATTCGGTGCTGGCACGAATCGCGGATCCTTACATCGAGGGCGCGAGGCAGTTGGCCAAGGGCTTCGGCAGCGAAGTGACGGATGACCCGCGAGAACTTATCGACAGTGGCGATCTCGACGCGGTCGTCGTCGCGGCGCCGACGCCTCAGCACGTCAATCTCATTGAGGCCTGCGTCGACGCCGGCGTGCCGGTGCTCTGTGAGAAGCCGATTGATCTCGATCTCACCCGAGTCGATGGGCTTGCCGCCAAAGTCGCCGCGAGCGGCGTGCCCGTTGCGATTGGGTTTAATCAGCGGTTTGACCCCGCGATTGCCGAGGTGCATGAGCGCGTGGCGAACGGAGCCATCGGCCAACTCGAGCAGCTCGTGTTGGTGAGCCGTGACCCTGGGCCACCTCCCGCCGACTACCTCGCGGTGTCGGGAGGAATCTTCCGAGACATGACCATTCATGATTTCGACCTCGCACGCTTCTTTGTGGGCGAGGTAGTTGAAGTGAGCGCGTTCGGTAGTGCACTCTTCGACGCGGGTGCGCAGCAGCACGACGACTTCGACACGGTGAACGTCACCCTTCGGGGAGCCTCCGGCGCATTGGTCTCGATTGTGAATTCACGACACAGCGCGTACGGCTACGACCAACGTCTGGAGGCGTTCGGCAGCGAGGGGCTCCTGCAGGTGGCGAACGCCCCGGCCTCACTTGTGCACGCGGCCTCCGCCGAAGGCGTGGAGACGAAGGCGCCATACGTCGAGTCATTCTTGGATCGATACGAGACCGCGTACGCTCGCGAGCTGACCGAGTTCTATCGACTCGTGCGGCGCGAAGCCGCAACGAGCCCAACGTTCCAGGACGGTCAAGCCGCTCAGGTGATCGCGGATGCGGCGCATCGCTCGGCACACGAGCGCCGCACCGTTCGGCTTGATTCGTAA